A genomic segment from Glycine soja cultivar W05 chromosome 20, ASM419377v2, whole genome shotgun sequence encodes:
- the LOC114403262 gene encoding protein GDAP2 homolog isoform X1, giving the protein MYMPVATSATLRGGLPTDSGDSVVALDQVPRWNDADQALGFETSFSSSHFPDPLASPSRVDSGDGSESVSKFPVDDEVNSKIYLWRGNPWNLEVDAVVNSTNENMDEAHSSPGLHDAAGPGLAEECATLGGCRTGMAKVTKPYDLPARKIIHTVGPKYAIKYHNAAENALSHCYRSCLELLIENGLQSIAMGCIYTEAKNYPREPAAHVAIRTVRRFLEKQKNNIIAVVFCTVSTTDTEIYKRLLPLYFPRDKHEEQVALSKLPADVGDENGETISDERKIRIKPLPKRRVSTPPEFPVDLPVSDVGLVSRSVVDANQIHRITNNRNSSHLDSFLDPAFMSMIKDPDQRRMEQWEKTAEAQRGWNCAKLIGYGDLGRPTLSAAEEYSLHSRYLSKANSLNLSEIAEMKIVYRGGVDSEGHPVMVVVGAHFLLRCLDLERFVLYVVKEFEPLIQKPFSIVYFHSAASLQVQPDLGWMRRLQQILGRKHQRNLHAIYVLHPTFGLKAAVFGLQMFVDNVVWKKVVYVDRLLQLFRYVPREQLTIPDFVFQHDLEVNGGTGLIVDPRTKYVYNRP; this is encoded by the exons ATGTATATGCCTGTGGCTACCTCTGCCACGCTGCGCGGCGGATTGCCTACTGACAGTGGGGACTCTGTTGTGGCATTAGACCAAGTTCCTCGATGGAATGATGCTGATCAGGCCTTGGGGTTTGAAACTTCGTTTTCGAGTTCACACTTCCCCGATCCTTTAGCATCGCCCTCAAGGGTAGACAGTGGCGATGGCAGTGAGTCGGTGTCAAAGTTTCCTGTTGACGATGAAGTCAATTCGAAGATATATTTGTGGCGGGGGAATCCCTGGAATCTTGAGGTGGATGCGGTCGTAAATTCAACAAATGAG AATATGGATGAAGCACACAGCAGCCCAGGGTTGCATGATGCAGCTGGACCTGGTCTTGCAGAAGAATGTGCGACACTG GGTGGATGTCGAACAGGGATGGCTAAAGTTACCAAGCCATATGACCTTCCTGCCAG GAAAATTATCCACACTGTTGGCCCAAAGTATGCTATAAAGTACCATAATGCTGCAGAGAATGCTTTAAGTCATTGCTATCGTTCTTGCTTGGAGCTTCTGATTGAAAATGGGCTTCAAAG CATTGCTATGGGCTGTATTTATACGGAGGCAAAGAACTATCCCCGAGAACCAGCTGCACATGTAGCTATAA GAACAGTGCGGCGATTTCTTGAGAAGCAGAAAAACAACATAATAGCTGTTGTCTTTTGCACTGTGAGCACAACTGATACTGAGATATATAAAAG GTTGCTTCCACTGTACTTTCCTCGGGATAAACATGAGGAGCAGGTTGCTTTGTCTAAACTTCCTGCAGATGTTGGGGATGAAAATGGTGAGACAATCTCAGATGAGCGTAAAATCAGAATAAAGCCTTTGCCCAAAAGGAGAGTTTCGACACCACCTGAATTTCCAGTTGATCTTCCTGTTAGTGATGTTGGCTTGGTTAGCAGGTCAGTAGTTGATGCAAACCAAATTCACAGAATAACAAATAACAG GAATTCATCACATTTAGATTCATTTCTGGATCCTGCCTTCATGTCCATGATCAAAGACCCTGATCAAAGGCGGATGGAGCAGTGGGAGAAAACTGCCGAAGCACAAAGAGGCTGGAATTGTGCTAAATTGATTGGATATGGCGACCTTGGTCGACCCACATTGTCTGCTGCCGAAGAATATTCTCTACACTCTAGATACCTGTCTAAAGCAAATTCCTTGAATCTTTCTGAAATTGCAGAAATGAAAATTGT CTATCGTGGTGGGGTAGACAGTGAGGGTCATCCTGTCATGGTTGTTGTGGGGGCCCACTTTTTACTTAGGTGCCTTGATCTGGAGCGATTTGTGCTCTATGTGGTGAAG GAGTTTGAGCCGTTAATACAGAAGCCTTTTTCTATTGTCTACTTCCACTCTGCTGCATCTTTGCAGGT GCAGCCAGACCTGGGTTGGATGAGAAGATTGCAACAAATACTTGGTCGGAAGCACCAGCGCAACCTGCAT GCAATATATGTCCTTCACCCAACTTTCGGACTAAAAGCGGCAGTATTTGGACTTCAGATGTTTGTGGACAATGTG GTTTGGAAGAAAGTGGTATATGTTGATCGCCTTCTGCAGCTCTTCAGATACGTACCTCGTGAACAGTTGACCATCCCAGATTTTGTGTTTCA GCATGACTTGGAAGTGAATGGAGGGACGGGTCTCATTGTGGATCCAAGAACAAAATATGTGTACAACAGACCATGA
- the LOC114403262 gene encoding protein GDAP2 homolog isoform X2, which translates to MYMPVATSATLRGGLPTDSGDSVVALDQVPRWNDADQALGFETSFSSSHFPDPLASPSRVDSGDGSESVSKFPVDDEVNSKIYLWRGNPWNLEVDAVVNSTNENMDEAHSSPGLHDAAGPGLAEECATLGGCRTGMAKVTKPYDLPARKIIHTVGPKYAIKYHNAAENALSHCYRSCLELLIENGLQSIAMGCIYTEAKNYPREPAAHVAIRTVRRFLEKQKNNIIAVVFCTVSTTDTEIYKRLLPLYFPRDKHEEQVALSKLPADVGDENGETISDERKIRIKPLPKRRVSTPPEFPVDLPVSDVGLVSRNSSHLDSFLDPAFMSMIKDPDQRRMEQWEKTAEAQRGWNCAKLIGYGDLGRPTLSAAEEYSLHSRYLSKANSLNLSEIAEMKIVYRGGVDSEGHPVMVVVGAHFLLRCLDLERFVLYVVKEFEPLIQKPFSIVYFHSAASLQVQPDLGWMRRLQQILGRKHQRNLHAIYVLHPTFGLKAAVFGLQMFVDNVVWKKVVYVDRLLQLFRYVPREQLTIPDFVFQHDLEVNGGTGLIVDPRTKYVYNRP; encoded by the exons ATGTATATGCCTGTGGCTACCTCTGCCACGCTGCGCGGCGGATTGCCTACTGACAGTGGGGACTCTGTTGTGGCATTAGACCAAGTTCCTCGATGGAATGATGCTGATCAGGCCTTGGGGTTTGAAACTTCGTTTTCGAGTTCACACTTCCCCGATCCTTTAGCATCGCCCTCAAGGGTAGACAGTGGCGATGGCAGTGAGTCGGTGTCAAAGTTTCCTGTTGACGATGAAGTCAATTCGAAGATATATTTGTGGCGGGGGAATCCCTGGAATCTTGAGGTGGATGCGGTCGTAAATTCAACAAATGAG AATATGGATGAAGCACACAGCAGCCCAGGGTTGCATGATGCAGCTGGACCTGGTCTTGCAGAAGAATGTGCGACACTG GGTGGATGTCGAACAGGGATGGCTAAAGTTACCAAGCCATATGACCTTCCTGCCAG GAAAATTATCCACACTGTTGGCCCAAAGTATGCTATAAAGTACCATAATGCTGCAGAGAATGCTTTAAGTCATTGCTATCGTTCTTGCTTGGAGCTTCTGATTGAAAATGGGCTTCAAAG CATTGCTATGGGCTGTATTTATACGGAGGCAAAGAACTATCCCCGAGAACCAGCTGCACATGTAGCTATAA GAACAGTGCGGCGATTTCTTGAGAAGCAGAAAAACAACATAATAGCTGTTGTCTTTTGCACTGTGAGCACAACTGATACTGAGATATATAAAAG GTTGCTTCCACTGTACTTTCCTCGGGATAAACATGAGGAGCAGGTTGCTTTGTCTAAACTTCCTGCAGATGTTGGGGATGAAAATGGTGAGACAATCTCAGATGAGCGTAAAATCAGAATAAAGCCTTTGCCCAAAAGGAGAGTTTCGACACCACCTGAATTTCCAGTTGATCTTCCTGTTAGTGATGTTGGCTTGGTTAGCAG GAATTCATCACATTTAGATTCATTTCTGGATCCTGCCTTCATGTCCATGATCAAAGACCCTGATCAAAGGCGGATGGAGCAGTGGGAGAAAACTGCCGAAGCACAAAGAGGCTGGAATTGTGCTAAATTGATTGGATATGGCGACCTTGGTCGACCCACATTGTCTGCTGCCGAAGAATATTCTCTACACTCTAGATACCTGTCTAAAGCAAATTCCTTGAATCTTTCTGAAATTGCAGAAATGAAAATTGT CTATCGTGGTGGGGTAGACAGTGAGGGTCATCCTGTCATGGTTGTTGTGGGGGCCCACTTTTTACTTAGGTGCCTTGATCTGGAGCGATTTGTGCTCTATGTGGTGAAG GAGTTTGAGCCGTTAATACAGAAGCCTTTTTCTATTGTCTACTTCCACTCTGCTGCATCTTTGCAGGT GCAGCCAGACCTGGGTTGGATGAGAAGATTGCAACAAATACTTGGTCGGAAGCACCAGCGCAACCTGCAT GCAATATATGTCCTTCACCCAACTTTCGGACTAAAAGCGGCAGTATTTGGACTTCAGATGTTTGTGGACAATGTG GTTTGGAAGAAAGTGGTATATGTTGATCGCCTTCTGCAGCTCTTCAGATACGTACCTCGTGAACAGTTGACCATCCCAGATTTTGTGTTTCA GCATGACTTGGAAGTGAATGGAGGGACGGGTCTCATTGTGGATCCAAGAACAAAATATGTGTACAACAGACCATGA